The Salvelinus fontinalis isolate EN_2023a chromosome 24, ASM2944872v1, whole genome shotgun sequence genome has a segment encoding these proteins:
- the LOC129822239 gene encoding calpain-5-like, translated as MVVPFEGQGYSSLRKQCQQRRVLFEDSVFPATDQSLFYKTNSIGTITWKRPKELCDNPKLFVNGISAHDLLQGQLGNCWFVAACSSLASRETLWQKVIPDHKDQEWDEDKPGSYAGIFHFRFWRFGEWVDVVIDDRLPTSNGNLVYCHSNDSNEFWSALAEKAYAKMYGCYEALDGGNTADALVDFTGGVSEPLDLLEEGLSTDKEKRSMLFDRVLKVHNRGGLISASIRAASSAEMEARLACGLVKGHAYAVTDVRKVRLGHGLMAYFKSDKLTMIRLRNPWGEKEWNGAWSDSSEEWGKVSKSEREKIGVIVQDDGEFWMTFDDFCQYFSDLIMCRLINTSYLSLHKTWEEGSLKGAWQNHDNPLSNRAGGCTNNKHTFIQNPQYVFNVKKPEDEVLVCLQQTDKRARPKEGKGENLAIGFEIHRVELNRQYRMHTRQQKVCGSVYINSRCVFLRCSLKEGRYVVIPTTFDPALEADLLLRIFTDVPADCRELTLDQPAQTCWSGLCGFPSLVTQIHVHRADGLAGQDSDGASDPYVIIRCEGEKVRSPVYKNTRSPTFDTKALFYRKRTDQPILIEVYNHNVLMDSFLGQVSLTSDPGEPQQVTVHLRDKGNHQDNDLPGTLTISMVTSNILTNI; from the exons GAGCTGTGTGATAACCCCAAGTTGTTTGTGAATGGTATCAGTGCTCATGACCTCCTCCAGGGCCAGCTGGGGAACTGTTGGTTCGTAGCGGCCTGCTCCTCCCTGGCATCCAGAGAAACTCTGTGGCAAAAG GTGATCCCGGACCATAAGGACCAGGAATGGGATGAGGATAAGCCCGGATCTTACGCCGGAATCTTCCACTTCCGCTTCTGGCGCTTTGGAGAATGGGTGGATGTTGTCATCGACGACCGGTTGCCCACTTCGAATGGCAACTTGGTGTATTGTCACTCCAATGACAGCAACGAGTTCTGGAGCGCTCTGGCGGAGAAGGCCTACGCCAA gatgtatGGGTGTTACGAGGCATTGGACGGTGGCAACACAGCGGATGCGTTGGTGGATTTTACGGGTGGCGTCTCGGAGCCCTTGGACCTGCTGGAGGAAGGGTTGAGTACGGACAAGGAGAAACGCTCAATGCTGTTCGACAGAGTCCTCAAGGTCCACAACAGAGGAGGCCTCATCAGCGCCTCCATAcgg GCGGCCAGTTCAGCAGAGATGGAGGCTCGTCTGGCCTGTGGTCTGGTGAAGGGTCATGCTTACGCTGTGACAGATGTTAGAAAGGTCCGGCTGGGCCACGGCCTCATGGCTTACTTCAAGTCCGACAAACTCACAATGATACGTCTCCGAAACCcctggggagagaaagagtggaaCGGTGCCTGGAGCGACAG ctcagaggagtgggggaaggtgagtaagagtgaaagagagaagatCGGCGTGATTGTGCAGGACGATGGAGAATTTTG GATGACATTTGATGACTTCTGTCAGTACTTCAGTGATTTGATCATGTGTCGTCTGATCAACACTTCCTACCTGTCTCTTCACAAGACCTGGGAGGAGGGCTCTCTAAAGGGTGCCTGGCAGAACCATGACAACCCGCTCAGCAACCGCGCTGGGGGCTGCACCAACAACAAACACACTTTCATACAGAACCCACAG TATGTGTTCAACGTGAAGAAGCCAGAGGATGAGGTGCTGGTatgtctacagcagacagacaagaGAGCCAGACCTAAAGAGGGGAAGGGAGAAAACCTGGCTATAGGCTTTGAGATACACCGG gtggagtTGAACAGGCAGTACCGTATGCACACTCGGCAGCAGaaggtgtgtgggagtgtgtacATCAACTCCAGGTGTGTGTTCCTAcgctgttccctgaaggagggtcGTTACGTTGTCATACCCACAACCTTTGACCCCGCTCTGGAAGCAGACCTCTTGTTACGCATTTTCACTGACGTCCCCGCTGACTGCAG AGAGTTAACCCTAGATCAGCCAGCCCAGACGTGTTGGTCAGGACTGTGTGGCTTCCCTTCCCTGGTCACTCAGATTCATGTCCACCGAGCAGATGGACTGGCTGGACAAGACTCTGATGGAG CGTCAGACCCATATGTGATCATTCGTTGTGAGGGGGAGAAGGTTCGTTCTCCGGTCTATAAAAACACCCGCAGCCCAACCTTCGACACCAAGGCTCTATTTTACAGGAAGAGAACTGACCAGCCTATACTGATAGAG GTGTATAACCACAACGTGTTGATGGATTCCTTTCTGGGTCAGGTCAGTTTGACCTCTGACCCCGGCGAACCCCAGCAGGTTACCGTCCACCTGAGGGACAAGGGTAATCACCAAGACAACGACCTCCCAGGCACGCTCACCATCTCCATGGTGACCAGCAATATTCTCACTAACATCTGA
- the LOC129822240 gene encoding olfactory marker protein-like: MLPSGKGRGKRWHKRETEGERNRVKLSADTDRHKYPSRQTDRQASFPPQQRKMSSQTCTDPAPSSGSAMELRFAEDTSLTEVMQLRVQSLQRSGQKRQEGERLLLPHEAVYRLDFSNQKLAFIHWSVSLIGHGRLTVTGISQLWTPDLTHLMTRQLLEPVGTFWRNAGDPEDTPLKCLEADIQEFGERIAELAKVRKVMYFLLAFKEGAEADKVSISVEFNQA, encoded by the exons ATGTTACCCTCTGGgaaagggaggggaaagagatggcataagagagagacagagggagagaggaacagagtgaAACTAtctgcagacacagacagacacaaatatccatccagacagacagacaggcaggcctcGTTCCCTCCCCAGCAGAGAAAGATGAGCTCTCAGACATGCACAGACCCGGCCCCCTCGTCTGGCTCAGCCATGGAGCTACGCTTTGCAGAGGACACTTCTCTCACTGAG GTAATGCAGCTGCGTGTCCAGTCCCTGCAGCGGAGCGGTCAGAAGCGACAGGAGGGGGAGCGGTTGCTCCTCCCCCACGAGGCCGTTTACCGTCTGGACTTCTCCAATCAGAAGCTGGCGTTCATCCACTGGTCGGTGTCTCTGATTGGTCATGGCAGATTGACCGTCACAGGGATCTCCCAGCTCTGGACCCCTGACCTCACACACCTGATGACCCGGCAGCTTCTTGAACCCGTCGGAACATTCTGGCGGAACGCTGGTGACCCGGAGGACACACCCCTCAAGTGTCTGGAGGCGGACATCCAGGAGTTTGGGGAGCGAATCGCGGAGTTGGCAAAGGTCCGCAAGGTCATGTACTTCCTGCTTGCCTTCAAGGAGGGGGCGGAGGCTGACAAGGTCAGCATCTCCGTGGAGTTCAATCAGGCCTGA